Proteins found in one Anabas testudineus chromosome 1, fAnaTes1.2, whole genome shotgun sequence genomic segment:
- the LOC113161374 gene encoding Kv channel-interacting protein 2-like, which yields MKSRSQDQSLSDSRELDRSFDPLTGNPLSKPNKKTLKQRFLKLLPCCRSDSSSSINQRSIADEGELSTVCHRPEGLDRLVQQTKFNKKELQVLYRGFKNECPSGVVNEETFKSIYSQFFPQGDSSMYAHFLFEAFDTNNNGAVSFEDFVISLSIILRGSITDKLNWAFNLYDLNKDGCITREEMTDIMHSIYDMMGKYTYPSMKDSAPKDHVDSFFQKMDKNNDGVVTMDEFLETCQKDENIMQSMHMFDNVI from the exons GTAATCCACTGTCCAAACCCAACAAGAAGACCTTAAAACAGCGGTTCCTCAAACTGCTCCCCTGCTGTCGCTCTGACTCCAGCTCTTCAATCAACCAAA GAAGCATAGCTGATGAAGGTGAACTGTCAACAGTGTGTCACAGACCGGAGGGGCTCGACCGTCTCGTACAGCAAACCAAGTTCAACAAGAAAGAGCTGCAGGTCCTTTACCGCGGATTCAAAAAC GAGTGTCCCAGTGGTGTAGTGAATGAAGAGACCTTTAAAAGCATCTACTCGCAGTTCTTCCCTCAGGGAG ATTCAAGTATGTACgcacacttcctgtttgaagCCTTTGACACCAACAACAATGGAGCAGTCAGCTTTGAg GACTTTGTTATTAGTCTGTCCATCATCTTGAGAGGCTCCATCACTGATAAACTCAACTGGGCCTTTAATCTGTACGATCTCAACAAGGACGGCTGCATCACCAGAGAG GAGATGACAGACATCATGCACTCAATCTACGACATGATGGGGAAGTACACCTACCCCAGCATGAAGGACAGTGCTCCCAAGGATCATGTTGACAGCTTTTTCcag AAAATGGACAAGAACAATGACGGAGTGGTCACCATGGACGAGTTCTTGGAGACATGCCAAAAG GATGAAAACATCATGCAGTCCATGCACATGTTTGATAATGTGATCTAA
- the jupa gene encoding junction plakoglobin a: protein MAMQMGDLDSGMVKVTEWQQTMYGLDSGIQSGATTVRDDDREYTTSKHYTMTTVTREEPDLDVKYAMTRAQRVRAAMFPETLEEGTTILSTQTDSSQMTNVQRLAEPSQMLKTAIIHLINYQDDAELATRAVPELTKLLNDEDQVVVNKAAQIVNQLTRKEASRRALMQSPQMVAAVVRAMQNTNDMETARTTASILHNLSHQREGLLSIFKSGGIPALVRMLSSPMESVLFYAITTLHNLLLHQEGAKMAVRLADGLQRMVPLLKKSNPKFLAITTDCLQLLSYGNQESKLIILANGGPEGLVHIMRNYSYEKLLWTTSRVLKVLSVCPSNKPAIVEAGGMQALGKHLTGSSQRLMQNCLWTLRNLSDAATKQEGIDSLLQVLVGLLSSDDLNMLTCATGILSNLTCNNAHNKTLVTQSNGVEALIHAILRAGEKEDVTEPAVCALRHLTSRHQHAELAQNAVRKHYGIPAIVKLLNQPYYWPVIKAAVGLVRNLALCPENQTPLREAGAIPRLTNLLLKAHQDAQKHDSSKQQTYQDGVRMEEIVEGSTGALHILARDPISRSEIANLQTIPLFVQLLYSPVDNVKRVAAGVLCELALDKPSAEAIDSEGASAPLMELLHSNNEGIATYAAAVLFRISEDKNSDYKKRVSVELTHSLFKHDPAAWEMAHNSVSMEVPYPDELDAGFHNYAAYTGDMAVDGMDGNMMYDDYPGSMAYERHPYPEH from the exons ATGGCGATGCAAA TGGGTGACCTAGATAGTGGCATGGTGAAGGTGACAGAGTGGCAGCAGACGATGTATGGCTTAGACTCTGGAATCCAGTCGGGAGCCACCACAGTCAGAGATGACGACAGGGAATATACCACCTCCAAACACTACACCATGACCACCGTCACAAGGGAAGAGCCTG ATTTGGATGTCAAGTACGCCATGACCAGAGCACAGCGGGTACGGGCTGCCATGTTCCCAGAGACACTGGAGGAAGGCACCACGATCCTGTCTACTCAGACAGACTCGTCCCAGATGACCAACGTCCAGAGGCTGGCTGAGCCCTCTCAGATGCTCAAGACAGCCATCATCCATCTGATCAACTACCAGGACGACGCTGAGCTGGCCACCCGTGCAGTGCCTGAGCTCACTAAACTGCTCAATGATGAAGACCAG GTGGTGGTTAACAAGGCAGCACAGATTGTCAACCAGCTCACGCGCAAAGAGGCATCGCGCCGTGCTCTGATGCAGTCCCCTCAGATGGTGGCAGCGGTGGTGCGTGCCATGCAGAACACCAACGACATGGAAACTGCACGAACCACAGCCAGCATCCTCCACAACCTGTCCCACCAGAGAGAGGGCCTGCTCTCCATCTTCAAGTCCGGAGGCATCCCTGCTCTAGTCCGCATGCTCAG cTCTCCCATGGAGTCTGTGCTCTTTTACGCCATCACCACACTGCACAATCTGCTGCTCCACCAAGAGGGAGCCAAGATGGCCGTGCGTCTGGCCGACGGCCTCCAGAGGATGGTTCCTCTATTGAAGAAGAGCAACCCCAAGTTCTTGGCCATTACCACAGActgcctgcagctgctgtcatATGGCAACCAGGAGAGCAAG CTGATCATCCTTGCCAACGGGGGTCCTGAGGGTCTTGTTCACATCATGAGAAACTACAGCTATGAGAAGCTCCTGTGGACCACAAGCCGTGTGCTCAAAGTCCTCTCTGTGTGCCCCAGCAACAAACCTGCCATTGTTGAGGCCG GTGGAATGCAGGCTCTGGGCAAACACCTCACAGGCTCCAGTCAGCGTCTGATGCAGAATTGCTTGTGGACGCTCAGGAACCTGTCTGATGCTGCCACCAAGCAG GAGGGTATAGACAGCCTGCTGCAGGTGCTGGTTGGCCTGCTCAGTTCAGATGATCTCAACATGCTCACTTGTGCCACTGGCATCCTGTCTAATCTCACATGCAACAATGCCCACAACAAAACTCTGGTCACCCAGAGCAATGGTGTTGAGGCACTGATCCACGCCATACTGCGTGCCGGTGAGAAGGAGGATGTGACCGAACCTGCAGTTTGTGCTCTGCGTCACTTGACTTCGCGTCACCAGCACGCTGAGTTGGCACAGAATGCTGTGAGGAAACACTATGGCATCCCCGCCATCGTCAAGCTGCTCAACCAACCCTACTACTGGCCCGTTATCAAG GCTGCGGTTGGCCTGGTCCGTAACTTGGCCCTGTGTCCAGAGAACCAGACCCCTCTGAGGGAAGCAGGAGCGATCCCTCGTCTGACCAACCTGCTGCTCAAAGCCCACCAAGATGCTCAGAAACACGACTCATCCAAACAGCAGACATACCAG GATGGAGTGAGGATGGAGGAGATTGTGGAGGGCAGCACAGGAGCGTTGCACATTCTGGCCAGAGATCCCATCAGCAGATCAGAGATCGCCAACCTGCAGACCATTCCTCTGTTTGTGCAG TTGCTCTACTCTCCAGTGGATAATGTGAAGCGCGTGGCTGCAGGTGTCCTGTGCGAGCTAGCCCTCGACAAGCCGTCAGCTGAGGCCATTGACAGCGAGGGAGCGTCGGCTCCACTGATGGAGCTGCTGCACTCCAACAATGAGGGCATTG CAACTTACGCTGCAGCTGTGCTCTTCCGTATCTCAGAGGACAAGAACTCAGACTACAAGAAGCGGGTGTCTGTGGAACTCACACATTCGCTGTTCAAACACGACCCCGCTGCCTGGGAGATG GCTCACAACAGTGTCTCCATGGAAGTTCCCTACCCAGATG AGCTGGATGCTGGTTTCCATAACTACGCAGCATATACAGGTGACATGGCTGTGGACGGCATGGATGGAAACATGATGTATGATGATTACCCAGGCAGCATGGCTTATGAGAGACATCCGTACCCTGAGCATTAA